A DNA window from Nerophis lumbriciformis linkage group LG33, RoL_Nlum_v2.1, whole genome shotgun sequence contains the following coding sequences:
- the LOC133575698 gene encoding uncharacterized protein, translated as MCERTIAKYEEELCPTKERQHQLLDAVFKKHQVVLHRTDIQQPPHIKEEEEDPQPPHIKEEEEEVWITQGGECLLGQEEDDVSKFPLTVVSVKTEEHEDKPPESSQLHHSPNVQQVSAESQEEIHSKQQEWSSSVGQKELHIKEEEEELWEQLQRLEEANDEDEAQSLQLHHSQSEENRGAELVSQHITEADGEHCEDIKSEPDNIFAPLSDMDRMMSDSSDHSDHIQKPLESKNESKGDTRHHTNNKHFDCSECGKSFRRKNHFTVHMRTHTGEKPFTCSVCKTSFSTKHYRYMTTHMRTHTGEKPFPCSVCLKRFSLNSHMKRHVRTHTGEKPFACSACAKRVNTKNDMISHMRTHTGEKPFACSVCKKSFSRKDNMTTHMSTHTGEKPFSCTVCDKMFRFKYQVSRHKCVTVMEAAGI; from the exons atgtgcgaaagaacgatagcaaagtacgaggaggaactttgtccaacaaaagagcgacaacatcaactactggacgctgttttcaagaaacatcaagttgtgttacacagaacag acatccagcagccccctcacattaaagaggaagaggaggatccacagcccccccacattaaagaggaagaggaggaagtgtggatcactcaggggggagagtgtcttctagggcaggaggaggatgatgtcagcaagtttccactgactgttgtctctgtgaagactgaagagcatgaagacaaaccacctgagtcctcacagcttcatcacagtccaa acgtccagcaggtgTCAGCAGAGAGTCAAGAAGAGATTCACTCCAAGCAGCAGGAGTGGAgctccagtgtgggacagaaggagctacacattaaagaggaagaggaggaactgtgGGAGCAGCTTCAAAGGTTGGAGGAGGctaatgatgaagatgaagctcagtccttacagcttcatcacagtcaaagtgaggagaacagaggggcggagcttgtaagtcaacacatcacagaagctgatggagagcattgtgaagatataaagtcagaaccagacaacatctttgctccactgtcagacatggaccgaATGATGTcagactcttctgatcacagtgaccacatccaaaaacctttggagagtaaaaatgagtctaaaggtgatacgagacatcacactaacaacaaacactttgactgctctgaatgtgggaaatcatttagacggAAGAATCattttacagtacacatgagaacacatactggagagaaaccttttacttgctcggtTTGTAAGAcgagtttctccacaaaacatTACCggtacatgaccacacacatgagaacacacactggagagaaaccttttccaTGCTCAGTGTGTCTCAAAAGATTCTCCTTAAATTCTCATATGAAAAGAcacgtgagaacacacactggagagaaaccttttgcttgctcagcttgtgctaaacgagtcaacactaagaatgacatgatatcacacatgagaacacacacaggtgagaaaccttttgcttgctctgtttgtaagaagagtttctccagaaaagataacatgaccacacacatgagcacacacactggagagaaaccatttagttgcactgtgtgtgataagatgttcaggtttaagtatcaggtcagtagacacaagtgtgtaacagtcatggaagctgcagggatttaa